The stretch of DNA TACATGCGCAGCTACTCCGATCCGGCGGCGTTCAGCACCTCCGACCCGTCGAACAAGCACTGGCAGGACACCGCCCTGCAGCGGGCCGGCTACACGTGGGACTACTACGACGAGAGCTCCATGGACCTGCCGAACGCGACCGTGTCGAACGGCCGGCTGGCCAACGACGGGCCCGCGTACCGGGCGATCGTGTTCGACCAGTTCCTGCAGCCCTCGACCGGCACCACCCGCGGCACGCTGACGGTCAAGGCCGCCCAGAAGATGCTGTCCTACGCCAAGGCCGGGCTGCCGGTCATCTTCGTCGGCAACCCGCAGGGCTCGGGCACCTTCCCGGCCTCGACCGACACCGACCTCAACGCGGTGCTCGGCCAGCTGCGCGCTCAGAACACCTTCTCATCCGTTCCCACCGAGGCGGCGCTGCCGAGCAAGCTCAAGAGCCTGGGCATCACCCCTGCGGCGCAGACCAAGACGGCCAGCAGCGTCCTGAGCGTGCGCCGGGACGACGCTGCCACGGGCACGAACTACTACTGGCTCTACAACCAGGGCGTCGATGCGGCGCCGGCGAGCACCTCCATCTACGGCGAGACCCCGAGCAACCTCTACGAGGCCCCGCAGGTCTGCCACACGACCGGCTCGATCCTCAACCCCTGCATGGCCACGGGCGATGCGGTCGACACCACCATCACGCTGGAGGGCCAGGGCGTTCCAATCCTGCTCGACACGACCTCGGGCGCGATCACACCGATCTCGGAGTACAGCCGCGACGGTGACCACGTGACCGTCAAGCTGCACCTGGATCGTGACGACACCACCGTCATCGCACTGACCACCGACCCGAGCCGGTTCGGGGTGACCAGCTCGACGCGATACGTAGCGTCCACCACCGCCGACGGCGCCGTCGCCCACGGCAACGACCTCTTCGTGAAGGCGCCGAGCAAGGGCAGCTACGTCACCACCCTCGGCGGCTCGACGACCCCGATCGTCTCCACCGTCGGCGACGTCCCGAGCAAGCTCGACCTCACCGACCAGGCCTGGAGCCTCAACGCCGAGGACTGGCAGCCGACCGCGGCCTACGGGACCACCGGCACCGCAGGCTCGGAGACCACGAAGGTGCCTGTGTCGGTACACCTGGACTCGCTCAAGCCGTGGTCCCAGATCCCGGCGCTGCAGTATGCCTCCGGCATCGGCACCTACAGCACGACGGTGCACCTGCCCGCCGACTGGAAGCCCGGCAGCGAAGGCGCGACCCTGAGCCTCGGCCAGGTCACCGACTCCTTCCGGGTGAGCGTCAACGGCACCGACATCCCGGTCGACCAGGTCTCCGCACAAGCCGATATCAGCAGTGCCCTCCACGCCGGTGCGAACACGCTGACCGTCCGCGTCTCGACCACGCTGAACAACAGGCTCTACTCGCTGGACACCGCTGTGGCCAACCGCGGCCTGCTCCAGGACTACGGTCTGGTCGGACCGGTGAGCGTCAACCCGTACCGGCTGGTCGCGGTCAGCCCGGCCAGGCCTGGCGCCACCGCCCTGCGCAACACTGTCGCGCCGAAGCTGCGGGGCACCGCCGCTGTCGGCAGGAAGCTGCACGTCAAGCACGGCACCTGGACGCCGGCAGCCACGTCGTACGTCTACCAGTGGAAGCGCAACGGCAAGGTCGTGAAGACCACCACGAGCGCCCACTACCGGGTGAAGGCGGCTGACCGCGGCAAGCGGATCAAGGTGACGGTGATCGCCTCGCGTGCCGGTTACGCCAGCGCCGCGGCCAGCACGGGGGTGAAGCGGATCACGAGGTAGTCGCGTCGAAGGGGGAGCCGGGCGGGGCCGATCGGCGGCCTCGCCCGGTTGCTCCTGCCGGCGACGGAAGGGGGTCGACCGTTCATCCGCCGACTGCGGCGGGCACGCGCGGCGGCGCCACCGAGCGACGTACGCCGTATTTCTCACGCACGCGTATATAGCGCCCGAATGTGACGATTCATCGCTTTCGCTTCGAGATATGCCCCACCTGGGTAAAGGCTGCCGCGCCAACGCCGATCTCAATAGTCTCGCTGCATGCCGGAACGGGTCGTAAGAATCGCCAGTGACATTGCGTCATTGACCCGAGAGAAGCTGAGTCGCGTCGCCGATGTTGCGACAGCGACGAAGATGCTCGCCATCAACGCCGCCATCGAAGCCGCGCATGCGGGGCCCGAAGGAGCCGGGTTCGGGGTGGTCGCCAAGGAGATCGCCTCCGTCGCGGACGAGGTCCGCGACCTCTCCGCTCAGCTCAACGACCAGATGGCACCACTCGTGGCCGCCTTGAGCGATCTCGGCGGCGTCCTCGTGATGCAGGTACGCGGAACACGTCTCTCCGACCTGGCCCTCCACGTCGTCGAGCTCATCGACCGGAACCTGTACGAGCGGTCCTGCGACGTCCGATGGTGGGCCACCGACGCCGCAGTCGTCGAGGCCTGCTCCGACCCCTCGTCGCAGAGCTGCACGCATGCCAGCCAGCGCCTCGGGGTCATCCTCGCGTCGTACACGGTGTACCTGGACCTGTGGGTGGCCGACGCCCAGGGGAAGGTCATCGCCCACGGCCGTCCCCAGCGGTATCCCGGCGTCCTCGGTCGCGACGTCTCCCGCGAGCGTTGGTTCGAGCAGGCGATGGCGACGCGCGACGGCACCGAGTTCGCCGTCGTCGACGTCACTGTCAACCCGGCTCTGGCCGGCGCGACCGTCGCCACCTACTCCACGGCCATCCGCGAGAACGGTGACGAGCACGGCCGAGCCGTCGGCGCCCTGGGCATCTTCTTCGACTTCGCTCCCCAAGCTCACGCCATCGTGACCGGCGTGCACCTGTCGGAGGAGGAGCGAGCGCGGACGCGCGTCATGCTGGTCGATCACGATCACGTCGTGCTCGCCTCCTCGGACAACCAGGGGCTCCTGCGCGAGCGCGTCGACGTCACACGCGCCGACGACACGCGCGCCGGGGTCTACCGACGACCCGACGGGACCATGGTGGGGTTCTCCATCACGCCCGGCTACGAGACCTACGAGGGTCTGGGCTGGTACGGCGTCGTCATGCAGACCCCGCCGCCGCTCGATGATCCCCACCCTGCAGGGACGGCACGGTAACCGCCGGAGGGGTCCATCCCCGACCCAGGTGCGCCGACCCCGGTGCGCCGTGACGCCGGTGTGGTGGCTCCGGACACGATTCAGCGGCCACGCAGTCGGTGGATCTCGGCACGGGAGTGCTCGACCTGCGGGGTGTCCTGGCCCTTGCCGGTCGACAGGTCGTGGGCGAGGTCGAGACTGGCGGCGAGGACGTGCTTCTCGCGGCGTCGGGTGACGCCGTCGGAGCGGCCGCTCACGGCTGCCTTGCGATCGCGTCGGCGGTGCTCGCGCTCCCCGGCGACGGCGAGGAGTTCCACCTCGGTGATGGTGCCGTTCGCCACCTCCGGCGCCAGGACGTCACGCAGCCAGCCCCGCTCGCGGCGCGCTCCCCACCGGAGTGCGACGAAGAGGACGACCACGCTGGTCACCGTGATGAGCACCATGAGGAGGATGACGCCCAGCGCGTTGCCGTCGGCCACCGCCGGCATGGAGTCCCACACGCCGTGCAGCACCATCGCCGTCAGGGCCAGCAGGAGCCCGCGACCGATGCGCCGCGGTTGCGCTCGGGTGCCGACGAGGTAGATGACGCCGGCCGAGAAGAGCGCCGTGTACATCGCGTGCGAGGCAACCCCCGTGGCGGAGCGAAGGACGAAGGTCTGGAGGACGGAGTCGACCTGGTGGATGCCGAAGCTCTGGTAGGCGCTCTGCTGGCCGTAGAGCATGTCCTCGAGGACCTGGAAGCCGAGGCCGACGTAGGCGCCGACGATGAGCCCGTCGTAGACGGTGCGGATGACCAGGGGTGCGAGGCCGAGCAGGAGGACGAACACCGCGCCCTTGGCCGTCTCCTCGACGAACGGCGCGCTGAGCCCGGCCCTCCAGTCGGTTGCCCAGGCCTGGCCGAAGCTCTTCGCGTACAGGTTCATCAGGGCGCCGTTGCCTGAGAGCGCCATCGCCCACGGCGCGCCGATGCCACCGCCGACGAAGGCCGTCACAGCGAGCAGTGCCGGGGTCCGCTCGTACCGGTCGGCATGGTGGAGGAAGAGCAGGAAGACCAGGCAGAAGACTCCGGCCGAGCCGACGGCCGCGAGGTTCGCCTCGGCGAACACACCGGCCGTGGGGGCGGCGAGCTCGTAGAGCTGGCGCGCACCCATGGCGAGCAGCAGCAGGTAGATCCACAGGCACACGTTGCGGGGCTGGAACAGGTGGAACCGGTTGCCCCAGCCGGACTCCTCGATGGCGTCGGTACGACGGGTGAGCAGTGCGTGGGTCTCGGGCGCGTCGGCACCCTCGTCGGTGATGGTGGAGTCGGTCGAGCGCATCAGGACTCGCCCCCGTCCTGGGCCAGGGAGTCGATCATCGCGTCGGTCTCGCTCTGGAGTGCGGTCACCTGGGCCTGGGGGCCGCTCACCTGGATCTCGATACCGGTCCCGTCGACGACGAAGGCGTCGATGGAACCGATACCACCCAGGTAGGTGAAGTCCTCGCCGATGCCCCGTAGCCCGGCGGCGGTGGTGACGTCACGCGTCTCGCCGGGAACGTGGAAGCCCGAGCTGGACGCGGCGGTGATCCGCTCGGTCTGGTCGAGCAGCCGGGAGGGGCTCTGGTCGAAGGGGCCCTGGACGATGGAGAACAGGACGCCGTCCTTGACCAGCGCGTCCTGCTTGACGGCCTTCGCGCCACTGCGCGTCTCGTCGCTGGTGCGCAGCCCGGCGATCACGCCCCAGCCAGGCGCGACGGACATCGTGATGTCGTCGGTGACCTGGATGGCCTCACCGGCCCGGGTCGAGTCGTCCCACGCCACCCGGTCGTCGACCCACGGCATCACCCACGCCCACAGTGCGATGACGGCGAGCGCCACCAGTCCGTAGGGGATCGACCGCCGATCCAACCCGAGCCAACGGTGCTCGACCGGGACCCGGGGCACCTCCGCCTGCGTCGTAGCCATTCGAGATCCCTCCCGCGAGAACGACTCCCCTTCCCCCGGTCGCGAGCCTATCCACCACGCACGGCTGCCGTCATCAGCACCGACCTCAGCGCTGCAGCCATGTCAGGACGGCGAGTACCCGCCGATGGTCGAGCCGGGAGGCCTCGAGGTCGAGCTTGGCGAAGATGGCCGTGCTGTGTTTCTCCACGGATGCGACGGCGAGGTGGAGAGCATCGGCGATGCCCTGGTTGGTGCGGCCCTGCGCCATCTGCTCGAGGACTTCCCGTTCGCGTGCGGTCAGGCGGGACAGCGGGTCGTGCTGTCGCGAGAGCAGGGCGGAGATCAGTTGCGGATCCAGGACGGTGCCCCCACCGGCGATGCGACGTACCGCCTCGCGCAGCTCCGCCAGTGAGCTGATGCCCTCCTTGAGCAGGTAGCCGACGCCTCGGGGTCCTGCGGCGAGGAGCTCGCGGGCGTAGTCGACCTCGGCGTACTGGCTCAGCAGCAGCACCCCGATGTCGGGGTGTTGCCGGCGCAGCGCGAGGGCGACGCGGAGCCCCTCGTCGCGGAACGTGGGAGGCATCCGGACGTCGAGCACCGCGACGTGGGGCGACGTCGTGGACAGGGCGGCGAGCAGCGAGTCACCGTCGCTGTAGGCAGCCACGACCGGGAACCCGGCCTCGTCGAACAGGCGGATCAGGCCCTCTCGGAGAAGGGCGGCGTCCTCCGCGATGACGACCCGGACAGGCTCCTCGCCTGCGGCGATGCTCACCGCTTCAGCCTAGGGTGCCGGCGGGACGGTCGACCGGGATGTTCGCGGTGATGGTCGTCGGTCCACCGGGCGGCGAGACGATCGTGAGCGTGCCGCGAAGGCCCGCGATCCGATCCTCGAGACCGGCGAGTCCGTGGCCTGGCCTGGTCCTGGCTCCGCCGATCCCGTCGTCGCCGACCGTGAGACGCAGGTATTGCCTGCCGTCGGCGTCGGTGGCCAGTTCGGCCGCGAGGTCCGCGCGGGTGGCGTGAGCGTGACGGACCGCGTTGGTGAGGAGCTCGGCGGCGACGTAGTAGGCACTGCGTTCGATGGGTGCCAGCAACGGCGACGGACCGAGGTCCAGGCGGGCATGCACGGTCATGACGCTCTGGTCGGCCAACGAGCTCAACGCCGCCGCCAGCCCCCGGTCCTGCAGGATCGGTGGAGCGAGTCCGCGGGAGAGGCTGCGCAGCTCGTCCAGCACGGTCTTGGACCGTTGCAGCGTCTGCATGATGAGCGTCTGTGCGCCCGCGGGGTCGGTCTCGATCCGGTTGGCGGCGATCGCGAGGTCGTACTGGATCCGGACCAGGTGCTGCTGCGGACCGTCATGCAGGTCACGCTCCAGGCGGCGTAGTGCAGCATCCTCCGCGATCACCGCCGAGCGCCGGGACTGCTCCGCCTGAGCCGCATCGCGCTCGTGCTGGAAGGAGCGGCGCTCCCCCAGCAGCGCGGCGGCCAGCCGGCAGTGCGCGGCCATGAGCACCCTGCCGAGGATCGGCACCAACGCGGCGGCCATCACACCCAGGACGAGCATGACGCCGTCGCGTGCCAGCGTCGCGGGCACGCCCAGACCGCCACTGCGGACCAGGAAGGCAGCGACCTGGAAGAAGGCCGAACCGCGGCCATGGTCGGTCAACGGACTCCATGCCCAGAAGGTGAGGGCACCGGCCGCGCTGCCGACCCAGGTCAACGCCAGGGTCCAGGTCGCGATGCCCAGGATGCCGTTGGCCAGCGTGTGCGCGAGGTAGGCCCAGTGTCGCGAGTCGACGAGCGTGGCTCGC from Nocardioides sp. BP30 encodes:
- a CDS encoding glycosyl hydrolase, which gives rise to MVAGGAVALSTVTIAVGHASAATGGTDPDGQPPSTSTYAALNPVVGLTASSFAHPANTEKPWVRWNFIPTDPTTTDDSLRADLDDAAAHNIGGVEIGQGGVPTADQLKVIYAEADKLGITVSLKAASALPGQSYANTDSYARRTLSFSQFTPVTAGGTVDADVPGTATGTIVAVVAYRCTAANCAPSTAGQVSLVRDSAVDLTSTLTATNTAGYNGGSTAGHLTWTAPTTTPGASWVVTVYRAVPFGTTPETLSPEGTREVTDAYDSYFAANGLSDLVKKNGGDFFVDSHPSDPWGVPQELWSSNMRTEFQARAGYDITPDLAALADTTMVAGLATTYTFSDGSANRIRSDFSKVRSDLYTANRITAFQDWAHTYNMKLRLQQEDIPITASGDQIQTSIALDRSEHESLIGSDQTDNYRSMASGNHMTGNTWFSTECCAVLNESFAQTQEDYLVRMNHEFAGGVTRMVYHTRPSTATSTSTWPGPVFNGGPGKVSFSNSYNSQQPYYTDAAAANDSFARTTEVLTQGAAKMDIAVYMRSYSDPAAFSTSDPSNKHWQDTALQRAGYTWDYYDESSMDLPNATVSNGRLANDGPAYRAIVFDQFLQPSTGTTRGTLTVKAAQKMLSYAKAGLPVIFVGNPQGSGTFPASTDTDLNAVLGQLRAQNTFSSVPTEAALPSKLKSLGITPAAQTKTASSVLSVRRDDAATGTNYYWLYNQGVDAAPASTSIYGETPSNLYEAPQVCHTTGSILNPCMATGDAVDTTITLEGQGVPILLDTTSGAITPISEYSRDGDHVTVKLHLDRDDTTVIALTTDPSRFGVTSSTRYVASTTADGAVAHGNDLFVKAPSKGSYVTTLGGSTTPIVSTVGDVPSKLDLTDQAWSLNAEDWQPTAAYGTTGTAGSETTKVPVSVHLDSLKPWSQIPALQYASGIGTYSTTVHLPADWKPGSEGATLSLGQVTDSFRVSVNGTDIPVDQVSAQADISSALHAGANTLTVRVSTTLNNRLYSLDTAVANRGLLQDYGLVGPVSVNPYRLVAVSPARPGATALRNTVAPKLRGTAAVGRKLHVKHGTWTPAATSYVYQWKRNGKVVKTTTSAHYRVKAADRGKRIKVTVIASRAGYASAAASTGVKRITR
- a CDS encoding methyl-accepting chemotaxis protein, which codes for MTREKLSRVADVATATKMLAINAAIEAAHAGPEGAGFGVVAKEIASVADEVRDLSAQLNDQMAPLVAALSDLGGVLVMQVRGTRLSDLALHVVELIDRNLYERSCDVRWWATDAAVVEACSDPSSQSCTHASQRLGVILASYTVYLDLWVADAQGKVIAHGRPQRYPGVLGRDVSRERWFEQAMATRDGTEFAVVDVTVNPALAGATVATYSTAIRENGDEHGRAVGALGIFFDFAPQAHAIVTGVHLSEEERARTRVMLVDHDHVVLASSDNQGLLRERVDVTRADDTRAGVYRRPDGTMVGFSITPGYETYEGLGWYGVVMQTPPPLDDPHPAGTAR
- a CDS encoding PrsW family intramembrane metalloprotease, coding for MRSTDSTITDEGADAPETHALLTRRTDAIEESGWGNRFHLFQPRNVCLWIYLLLLAMGARQLYELAAPTAGVFAEANLAAVGSAGVFCLVFLLFLHHADRYERTPALLAVTAFVGGGIGAPWAMALSGNGALMNLYAKSFGQAWATDWRAGLSAPFVEETAKGAVFVLLLGLAPLVIRTVYDGLIVGAYVGLGFQVLEDMLYGQQSAYQSFGIHQVDSVLQTFVLRSATGVASHAMYTALFSAGVIYLVGTRAQPRRIGRGLLLALTAMVLHGVWDSMPAVADGNALGVILLMVLITVTSVVVLFVALRWGARRERGWLRDVLAPEVANGTITEVELLAVAGEREHRRRDRKAAVSGRSDGVTRRREKHVLAASLDLAHDLSTGKGQDTPQVEHSRAEIHRLRGR
- a CDS encoding response regulator transcription factor, encoding MSIAAGEEPVRVVIAEDAALLREGLIRLFDEAGFPVVAAYSDGDSLLAALSTTSPHVAVLDVRMPPTFRDEGLRVALALRRQHPDIGVLLLSQYAEVDYARELLAAGPRGVGYLLKEGISSLAELREAVRRIAGGGTVLDPQLISALLSRQHDPLSRLTAREREVLEQMAQGRTNQGIADALHLAVASVEKHSTAIFAKLDLEASRLDHRRVLAVLTWLQR
- a CDS encoding sensor histidine kinase — protein: MSLLPIRHHGPVTPPRSTARWVMVWRRTAATYGYLLTSLPFALGGLLVAGLCSAIGTALVVVWVGLPVLAVGLVAGRWFGTVELARLRAAGVRPVDPPAWPARRTSPRLALRATLVDSRHWAYLAHTLANGILGIATWTLALTWVGSAAGALTFWAWSPLTDHGRGSAFFQVAAFLVRSGGLGVPATLARDGVMLVLGVMAAALVPILGRVLMAAHCRLAAALLGERRSFQHERDAAQAEQSRRSAVIAEDAALRRLERDLHDGPQQHLVRIQYDLAIAANRIETDPAGAQTLIMQTLQRSKTVLDELRSLSRGLAPPILQDRGLAAALSSLADQSVMTVHARLDLGPSPLLAPIERSAYYVAAELLTNAVRHAHATRADLAAELATDADGRQYLRLTVGDDGIGGARTRPGHGLAGLEDRIAGLRGTLTIVSPPGGPTTITANIPVDRPAGTLG